In the Sulfurivermis fontis genome, TGTTGTGGCAGTTTCTGCCCGCCATCGAGGCGTGGTTTGCGCCTGACACGGCGGCCGAGCGCACCATCACGCCGCGAGGCGATTTGGCACAGGATGAAAAAGCCACCATCGAATTGTTTGAAAAATCGCGCGATTCGGTGGTGTACATCAGTACGGCGCAACTGGTGCGTGATGTCTGGTCACGCAATGTTTTTTCCGTGCCGCGCGGAACGGGGTCCGGCTTCATTTGGGACGAAGCGGGTCATGTCGTGACCAATTTCCATGTCATCCAGGACGCGTCGGCTGCCACGGTGAAACTGGCCGACGGACGCGACTATCAGGCCGCGCTCGTCGGTGCCAGTCCGGCGCATGACATTGCGGTGCTCAAGATCGGCGTCGGCTTCAAACGCCCGCCGGCGGTGCCGGTGGGCACCAGTGCCGATCTCAAGGTGGGGCAGAAGGTATTCGCTATCGGCAATCCCTTCGGGCTCGACTGGACGCTGACCACCGGTATCGTGTCGGCATTGGACCGCAGCCTGGCGGGCGAAGCGGGTGGTCCGGCCATCGATCATCTGATCCAGACCGATGCCGCCATCAATCCGGGCAACTCCGGCGGACCTCTGCTCGATTCCGCCGGCAGGCTGATCGGTATCAACACCGCCATTTACAGTCCGTCCGGTGCATCGGCAGGCATAGGCTTCGCAG is a window encoding:
- a CDS encoding S1C family serine protease, with product MSYIDPYGQPAPDYFIRRWLVITACVAVLMLLWQFLPAIEAWFAPDTAAERTITPRGDLAQDEKATIELFEKSRDSVVYISTAQLVRDVWSRNVFSVPRGTGSGFIWDEAGHVVTNFHVIQDASAATVKLADGRDYQAALVGASPAHDIAVLKIGVGFKRPPAVPVGTSADLKVGQKVFAIGNPFGLDWTLTTGIVSALDRSLAGEAGGPAIDHLIQTDAAINPGNSGGPLLDSAGRLIGINTAIYSPSGASAGIGFAVPVDTVMRVVPELIKNGKYIRPALGIEVDEQLNARLQAMTGRRGVFVLRVAPGSAAEKAGLVGVEVGRQGIVPGDCIVDIDGAPVDDVATLLARLDDKQVGDVVVLLVARDGESREVRVELQPGV